The Triticum aestivum cultivar Chinese Spring chromosome 4B, IWGSC CS RefSeq v2.1, whole genome shotgun sequence sequence CTTAGAGCAGGGAATGGTTCTTGACAAGCGGGTCGGGTCTTTCAATGTTCCTCCTGCGCCCCTCTCGAGTTTTGACGTAATCAGTGTCATGATCTGGGTTCCACTTTATGACCGTGTTCTCATACCTATAGCCAGAAAGTTCACTGGAAGGGAAAAGGGTTTCTCGGAACTACAACGGATTGGCATTGGATTGGTGCTGTCCATTATTGCAATGGTGTCTGCAGCTTTTGTTGAGTTGAAGCGCTTGGAGATTGCCACGTCTGAAGGTCTTATCCATGAGAAGTCTGTGGTTCCGATGAGCATTCTTTGGCAAATACCACAGTATTTCCTTGTTGGCGCTGCCGAGGTTTTCACTAATATAGGTCTACTTGAGTTTTCGTACGATCAGGCACCAGATGCCATGAGGAGTTTATGTGCTGCATTTGCACTCATTACGGTCTCAGCGGGGAGCTATTTAAGCTCGTTCATATTGACCTTGGTGTCGTACATTACAACTCAGGGGGGAGATCCTGGATGGATCCCGGATAACATGAATGAAGGCCATCTTGACCGGTTCTTTTGGTTGATTGCAGGGATCAGCTTTGTGAATTTGCTGGTTTACATCAGTTGTGCGATGAAATACAAATATAAGAATGTGTGATGGTTTCTCCAAAAAAATGTGTGATGGTCATACCTGCTGTGGAACAAGTTCTTGTAATTTCAGATTCCATATTCATGGGAGCAGTTCATTGTGTAGACTAAGACATCACATGAGCTGCCCTTCTCAGAAAGTCCTCAAAATTCTTCTAGTGATGTATTTTAGACAAATTATTACTTTGGTGAGTGTGTTTTGTATGAAATTTGTAACACCAGAGCTATACAAAGACAATTTTGTACATGCATATTTAATACTTTCCTGTTCAAAAGCATCCTGTTATTCCATAAGGCGATCGTAAAGATTTGTTTACTGAAAATTACGCGTTGCACATGCATGTAAGCTGCAACTGAGAAATTGAGAAGCTCCAGAACCAAACATCAaagctatatactccctccgttcacttgtAAGATGTTTTTCgatattttaatatgaactacatacatacggactgaaatgagtgaacaagcacactaaaatgcgtctatatacatccgattcaaaAACAAGTAATAACATCTTATTATCAGTGGCGGACCCAGGAAAAAAATGAAGGGTGTGCACACTCTAAAAAAATTCCCACCTACTCAATGTGTCAGACAAAATATGGCAAAATAATACATGAGTATCTTAATGCAAATCTCACAACAATTTAGTCCACAAAATATATCTCAAATGTGCTCAATTACAATACAAGTAGTCTTACATTAAAGAAGCACAAGTAGAAAATTACATCACTAGGTAACTCTACGTTTTTGCATTGCCATGAAAGCATCAACTATGTCATCTTCGCTTACTTCCATGAACACATCCCGTTTAATAAATGTCACCAAGCAATCATTCAAGCGATCATCACTCATAGTAGTCTTCAACTTATTTTTCACTAGATTCATTGCTGAAAAACACTCTTTCAACACTCGCCGTCACCACCGGTAAAATCAATATCAATTTGATGAGTAAGTAGACCAAATCATAAAGAACATGCTTCTTTAATACCGACGTGCTTGAAATGTCCATGGGATCGAATTCAACAAGTCTCATTACCTTGAGTGCATCATAAGAAGCAAATGAATTGAGGGGATTCAAAGCTGACATGCAAATAAGCAACTCCGTATTAACCTCATCAAACCGATTGTCAAGCTCTTGAATGGTTTGATCAATGACACCAAGATATACTTCTCTTCTGTAACGATCATCATTTGTTTGTACTTCATAATACCGACGTGATCTTCGATTAGGCTCATAAATATCCTCCCACAAAGGAACTTGAATGTCATGTTTGTTGCAAAATAAGGTTAGCTTTGCAAGAAAATCTTCCCAACCATGAGACCTCATGTGTTGCATTCTACTCTTTGCCAAACTAACAAGTGTCATTGCATTGACAATATCTTGATCTCTCTTTTGCAAAGATTTGGACAACTCATTTGTATAGCCAAGAATAACAAGCATCAAGTGAAGATTGAAAACAAAGTCAAATGATTCAAAGGCTTGAGCAACTCCACGTATTCTTGTCCACTCACCTTTTTGTGAAGGATCTTTTCCAAtagcatcaagtacttcaaggattGTGGAATACATGCTAACAATGTGCATAATGGTTTTAAAATGAGAACCCCAACGAGTGTCGCCGGGTCTAGCTAGTCCCATCTCTTGATTTAGCCCACTTCCACTTTCAATCTCACCCATTTCAAGTGCTTCCAACACCTTTTGAACTCTAACATCTCGAAGCATGTCGTGGCGCTTACAAGAAACTCCAACAATATTGAGCAAGTAAGAAACGTGATCAAAGAACCACAAACATGGTTCATTGTCCTTTGCCACAGCTATGAGAACCAACTGAAGTTGATGTGCAAAACAATGGATGTAATAGGCAGAGGGTGACTCTTTCATGATCAATGTTTTCAACCCTTTGATCTCCCCTTTCATGTCGCTAGCCCCATCATATCCTTGCCCATGTATTTGACTAGGAGTCAAATGATGATCTTTAAGCAAAGTTTGAATTGCATCCTTAAGTGACAATGAAGTTGTATTGGCAacatgaacaactccaaggaacCTCTCACATCCTCTTCCCGATTTGTCAACAAATCGTATGCAGAGAGCAAGTTGTTCTTTATGAGATGCATCACTAGACTCATCGGCTAGGATTGCATAGTGGTCATCACCAATATCTTCAATAATTCTTTTAGTTGTTTGCGTCGCACAACATTCAATTATTTGATTTTGTATCTTTCGACTAGTCAAGATGCAATTCCTAGGAGCATTGTTCAAAACAAGTTTATTAACTTCATCATTTTCCGAAAGCCATTTAAGAAGTTCAAGAAAGTTCCCCCTATTGCTAGATTCTTCACACTCATCATGTCCACGAAATGCCAATCCTTGGTTCAAAAGAAACCTCAAGCATCTAAGTGAATAAGTCAGCCTAGCCTTGTACATACACAAATCCTCTTTATCCACCCTCACCATAATGTTATCAATTGATGGTTGGGgtgccacaaataaattgtacTTCTCTTGAGCTTTGTTGTGAATGCTATTCATACCACCAACATGTTTGACCAATGCATCGGGCTTATACCAATTTTTCCAACCACCATTAACAAAGGCATCACCCCTAGGCCCCCCATTAGATTTCCCTTTGAACAAATAACACACAAAGCAAAATGCTGCCTCGTATTTGACACTATATTCTAACCATTTGTAGGTCTCAAACCAAACAAAGTTGAAGTGTCGATTTTTACCATAGATTTTCCTGACTTGAAAGTTGTGTGCATATGGTTGGACTGCTTGCTTTGCAATGTATCGTCTCCGAACTTCATCTTGATCATCGACATCATACTCTGAAATAGGAATCCTCTCCCCTGGATCAGGAGGAAGCCTTTGAATATTATATGGCCTTGCACACAGAGAATGGACTGCTTCATCTTCACTATCACTTTCAATCTCTGCATCGGAATGGACTGCTTCATCTCCAATATCAAATTCAATCTATGCAGAATGGACTCGAGGTGGAGAATGGACTGCTTCATCTTCAATATTTGACACTATATCTTCAGGTTGCTCTTCGGCTGCAACCTTCCTTCTTTTAGCAGCCTCATAATTCTGAAAAAAGGACTTAATGTCACCATTCCTCTTCATCTTCGATTCTACAATTACAACAAAAAGCACAACTGTTAGAGGCAGCATTGGCAAGCAAGCAAAAATATATATAACACAAGAGAAATAAATGGTACTGGTCTTGATTTTCAATCTACTAATATTCAGTGATGCACAATGAATAATGATATGCTTTCTACAGATGATATGATAAATCCCCACTCTACTGTACATAAATCCCCACCCCATCTATGATATGATAAAACACTCGGAGATAGCAAGTCTTTTTTCCTTCATATCAGCAACAAATGATTCTTAAGTACAACATATTTCATCACCCAAAGGCTTGCACCAAATATCATCCCTCATGCACAGATTTAAGAATCAATTGACAGCAAATTAACTGAACATATATACAGAGCAGTGCTGATACAGAGTACTGATAGAAACTCACCCAAAGGCCAAAGGGCGTCAGAAACTAGGGATTCAGGGGGAATCAGCCATTCAGGAGCTTGGGCAACAGCCCATCATCTCCTCCGGGCTCCGGATCGGCGGCCCGCGGCGCCGAGTGCTTGCTGCCTTGCTTCAGAGTTCGGACCGACGTCCGGCGACTGGCGGGCTGGCTGCTCGTGGTAGAGGGAGATCCAGCAGGGAGCAGGCAGGCAGGGCACAAGGCAGCGCTCCTTCGAAGGGGAGCAGAGCGGCGTCTCTTCTTGGTGGAATGACAGGACGGAGCGGCGGACGCCCGGATGGCCGGACGGCCCCGGTGGGAGGGCTGGATGGGGATGGCCGGATGCCAGATGAGGATTGGGGATTAGGTTCTCGACTGCGAGTTGCGTGCGCCTTATGCTCTGGCTGACCAACGAGCGAGACGAGCGCCTCTGTATTGCTGGCTCGTGAGCAGATGGGCTGGGACGCTGGGCCTTTGTTGTTTTGGGCCTAAATACCATATGGTACAAAATAAATTTGCAAATTTCTGGGTGTGCCAGGGCACACCTTGCACACACGCTGGGTACGCCAATGCTTATTATATTATAGTGAACGGAGGGAGTTGTATGGATTCTCTATTGCTGTTGTTTTACCATTTCTTGCAAACCAACAATTGCTTTAAGAAATGTCCATATTAGTAGATATGGTAATAGAAAAAAAAAAGACGTGCACGCAATTTGATCTTTCAAAAGAGCAGATGCACTGTGCAAAGGTGTAGCAGCTACAAATTTGGAGGGCATTTCCCTAATGACAGCATGAGAAGGACAAATCTCTCTGTTTTTTAATGCAAGGACAATCTTTTGGGTGAGCTATTGGCTTGGTTCATGGGCCGGAGGCCTTAACCAAACAAACACCAACGTACCCAGGCTCAGGCCCAGGCCAGGCCAGGCCAGATCAGACCCCTAAAAAAACTAAAGAAAGAGTTAGACGCAAAAGAAAAATTTACTAAAAAAAAGAGCAGTAGCTCTAAGAGTCAGGCAGGACCATGCTCGGCGGTCAAACCCAGCCCACCCTCCCTCTACCCAGTTTCTTGATTTGCTCCTGCGGATTCGATCTCCGCGAGGGAGACCCTCCGTCTCCATGGacgaagcagaggagaggagactGCTGGTCCAAGGGGACGGGGATCACGAGCCGCTCCTCCTTCCTTCCCAGGTAGTATAAAATTCACTggttttttcctcttcttctctgaATTTTCGTTACACAGAGCCACAGGCAGACCACAGCTTCATCCTGGCCAGTTCTGTCCTGCTGGCCACCCTCTTCTTTTCTCTTGAATGAGGAGAGCAAGTTGATAAATCCACCAAACTCTTGGATTCAAACTGAAACTGGAGACTGGCAGCGAGATGAGGAATGGGAGCCATGGCCTGAGGTCTAGCTTCAGTAACTTGACTGGCTCGCGGCACTGTTTTCAAATGCCCAGCAGTAATAATCTTACTATTTCTCAGTATCTCCTTGGGCGGTTTGGTCTGAGTGCTGATATTTCTTAATTAGCAGGATGCAAGTGTTTACACAGGGGATGGATCCGTTGACATCAAAGGCCGTCCTGCGGCAAGGCGTACCACTGGCAATTGGCGAGCCTGCTTCTTCATCCTAGGTACTAACATATAGGGGTGTTCATACACGGTTTGGACAGTTTGATCCAATTCAgctaaaaaaaaattcaaaagttCCGAGGAAAAATCAAATTGAGTATCTGATTGCTTCACTGTGCTGGTTTTACACGGTTCAGTAAAACCCATGTTATAGTCTAGTGAGCTATTTTCCTTAGTAAGCCCATCCCTCAATGCATTCTTTTTATGAATGATTAAACATTTCACCTATTCGCTGCTGCTTGTTAGTAATAATAGTATTCTAGCTTCTTGAAATTTAAACCACAATAGTAGGAACCTTTATTTAGAGGTATATGGTACGAAACAATCTTCACTAGCCTAAATACTACTGGTCGAATGGTACAAAACATTTTGGAGACCCTAGTGAATATTCTGTATGTTCAGCAATGAGGTTTCGCAAGTTCCAACGATTCTAGTCTGGTGACAGGAACTGAGTGCTGTGAGCGTCTGGCCTACTATGGAATTGCAAACAACCTTGTCACTTATCTGAAAATAAAGCTTCATCAAGGCAATCTTGAAGCTGCAAGAAATGTTACCACTTGGCAAGGGACATGCTATCTGACTGCCCTCATTGGAGCCATCCTAGCAGATTCTTATTGGGGAAAGTACTGGACAATTGCTGTTTTCTCATCAGTTTATTTCATTGTAAGTACAAGATAAAGTAACCCAAACTTTTCTCTTCCTCCTTTGTTCCATAATGCTTTATCCTGGTGTAGAAAAACCACACTGCACATTCTACTTGGTAATTCTGAGTATTGGAATGTTTGAATACAAAAGTTTTTTACTTTTGAATTAATACAATGAATAATGTGGATCTTGTTATAGTCAGTTTGATTTTAATGAACCATCTATCCGTCCATCTCAATATCTTCAATCATCCATTTTAATCATGTGTCGTCCTTTTTACTGAAGGGTCTGGCTGTTTTAACGCTTTCAGCATCACTTCCAGCACTTCAACCACCTTCATGTTTTGGATCTGTTTGTCCAGAATCAAGCTTACTTCAGAATGGCACCTTTTTCCTGGGTCTCTATATGATTGCCCTAGGGACTGGAGGTATTAAACCATGTGTGTCATCCTTTGGAGCTGATCAATTTGATGACAGTGATCCGACAGAGAGAGTAAAGCAGGGTTCCTTCTTCAATTGGTTCTATTTCTGCATAAATATCGGTGCTCTCGTAGCAGGCACTGTTATTGTCTGGATACAAGATAACTCAGGTTGGGGAATAGGGTTTGCCGTTCCTACTGTATTTATGGCATTGGCTATTGCAAGTTTCTTTTCAGCCTCAAATATGTATAGATATCAGAAACCCGGTGGGAGTCCAGTTACAAGAGTGTGCCAGGTTGTTGTCGCAGCATTCCGTAAGTGGCGTATCAAATTGCCACTCGATGCTTCTCTTCTGTATGAAGTTGATGGTCAAAGTTCAGCAATAAAGGGAAGCCGGAAGCTGGAGCACACAAGTGAACTTGAGTAATAATCCTTATTCTGCATCTTTGTTTTACTTTTAGTGTCATATGTATTATGAAAACAACACAGGTTACTTATTTTCTTACGACAATGaattgttgggggggagggggtgttgacgtataatgtgctgcctagtctcttccatcagatcggtcttttggttgcattggctagagcatgcacttctacatggtatcggagccaagaggtcttgagttcaagacccggctggcgcaattaaattgcagcccactttcggtccacgtttaggcctgagggagccacacgtgagggggggtgttgacgtataatgtgttgcctagtctcttccatcagatcggtcttttggttgcattggctagagcatgcacttctacagggggggggctttagtaagTTTTCAATTTGAGGTTAACGGAAAATTAATACCTAaatgcaacaaaaggaatatagaTAGGGGGCATCCATGCCAAAATGTATGGCCCTAGTTCATGGTGGGTACTGGGTACATAATGCAATAGGAGTATAATGAGTGCTACTGGTGTGCTAGGGCTCAATCTGATATAACTTCAGGATAAAGATGGACTATTTCTTTTTCAATGTGATACTCGTCTTTCTCTGGGTGTATTACTTTTCTAGGTGGCTTTCGTGTTAACTGCTTTGCTGTACTGTTTTTTTTTGCGCAAAACTACTTCGTTGTATTACTATTAAAACTTTTCATCTATTTCCCTGTTGCATAGATTCCTTGACAAGGCTGCCATCATCTCATCTACTGATGCCAAGAGTGACTTTTCTGCAAACCCATGGAGGCTATGCACTGTCACCCAAGTGGAAGAACTGAAGATCCTAGTAAGAATGTTCCCAGTTTGGGCGACTACTATCATATTCAGCGGGGTATTTGCTCAGAACTCCGTATTCGTGGAACAGGGAATGGTTCTCGACAAACGGGTTGGATCTTTCGATGTTCCTCCTGCATCCCTATTAACTTTCGACGTAATCAGTGTCATGATCTGGATTCCAATTTATGACCGTGTTCTCATACCCATAGCTAGAAAGTTCACTGGAAGGGAGAAGGGTTTCTCTGAGCTACAGCGAATGGGCATTGGATTAGTCCTTTCCATTGTGACGATGGTATCTGCAGCTCTTGTTGAGTTGAAGCGCTTAGAGGTTGCCAGGACTGAAGGCCTTATCCATGAGAATGTTGCTGTTCCAATGAGCATTCTTTGGCAAATACCACAGTATTGCTTTGCTGGTGCTGCCGAGGTTTTCACTGCTATAGGTCAAGTTGAGTTCTTCTATGGTCAGGCCCCAGATGCCATGAGGAGCTTATGTGCTGCATTGGCACTTGTTACGGTCACGTTGGGAAGCTATTTAAGCTCAATCATATTGACCTTGGtgtcataccttacaactcaaggAGGGGATGCAGGATGGATCCCAGATAATTTGAATGAAGGCCATCTTGACCGGTTCTTTTGGTTGATGGCAGGGATCAGCTTTGTAAATTTGCTGGTTTACATTGGTTGCGCAATGAGATACAAATATAAGAATGTGTGATGGTTCTAGTTACTGTAAAAATCAGTTTTCTGTACTTCCAGATTCATATTCATGGAGGCAATGCATTGTATAGACCAAACTGACAGCTACCCTCCTCAGcaagttttcaagaaaagacttaCAATTGGGTTTCTCTTGCAATTCTTCTAGTGATTTTTTTATACTTTGGTGGTTCGGTTTTGTATGAAATGAGTACCATGAGAGTTATACCTGTTTCAAAGCATCACGTTGTTCATGTTGTTCACTGATGTACTGATAATTGTGGGTAGCATGCTCGTGCACGAGGGAAACATTGCATATGGGAAATTTAGAGCATCCACAATTCTGAAATCAAATCCAACTTTATGAAGTATAATTTCCTTCTGATTTGCCAAACAAAGACAGGGTTTTTGTTGGTTGATCATTTCTAGCAAACCAGTTGTACAAAATGCTCATCTTTACAAGATAATTTATAATACAAGAAAGCAAAACATGTACGCATATAACTTAACCTTTGAACAGAGCAGAGAAATTGTCCAAGGTATCGGAGCTACAAAATTTGGAGGCCATTTTCCTAATAGCAGCTTGATAAGGGGTCTTGGAGCCTGGATTGCAATAACTTCATGTGACACCAGCTGCTAGATCAATAGATGATGCACATTGACTTTAGCCATGAAAAGATGGATAATAGTTGCCTATATATCAGAAGCCAAACCTATCCACATATGCAGCATAGATTACCAATAGTCTCTGCAAGAACAAACCCTGTCCTTGAAGTGATGAAATATATTCGAGTCCCTTACGATGATCTCTCTCTGAGCAATCTGTGATATGAGCTTAATAGCAGTGTGACAGTCCCCACAGATCCGCAGATTCTTGAAAATCTTGATCGGGGAACCCTCGGGGGTAGCAATGATCCCAAATGCAACAGCAAGTCGTTCGCTGTGGTAGCCAATGTCATGCTCCTTTTGCTCATCTTCGACATCATGGAGAACAAATCCGGTGTCCGCTACATACCCTTCTTCCCTCATTTTCCCATACAGCTTCTTCAGAAGCGCATATATTTCTTCAGTTCGAGGATGCGACTTATCACCGACCAGAAATACATGCACCCTTCTTCCAACTTCAATCCAACTTGAGGCTGGCATTTTCGTTATGCTCTTTGTCTCCATGATCTTTCTTACACCCTCAACTTCATCAAACAGACCGACCGATGCATAAATATTAGCTAGAGTAACATACGTCGCAGGATTTTCAGGTTCTATTTCGAACAACGCTTCCGCTGCCCGCCTAGCTAAGTGCACATTCTTATGAATCCGGCAGCCACCAAGCAAGGATGCCCACAGGAACTTGTTAGGCTTGACAGCCATCTTGTTGATCATCTCCTCTGCCCGTTCAAACTGGCCTGATCGGCTGAGGAGATCGATCACACAAGCATAATGATCAGCGGTGTGCGCAATGCCATACTTATCCTCTGTCAAATGGAAGACCTCCAGACCTTTGTCGACCAGACCAGCATGAGCACAAGCAGAGAGAACACCAACAAACGTGACATGATCAGGCCTGATTCCTGACCTTAAGAACATGTCGAAGTAGCGCAACGCCTCCTCTGGCTGACCATTCTGCGCATAGCCAGAGATCATCGCTGTCCACGACACCAGGTCTGCCTTTGCCATCCCCTCGAATACACGCACCACACTGGCCATGTCCCCGCACTTGGAGTACATGTGCAGGAGCGCACTCTCTGCAAAGCACGAGTCTCCGATGCTGCTCTTTGACATTCGACCATGCACCTGCCTCCCGAGGCTCTCGACGGCGAGCTCTGCACAAGCACGCAGAACCCCCGCGTAGGTGAactcattcggtcgaacacctccGGTTCTCAGCATCTGGAGGAACAGCCTGAATCCTTCCCCGGCGCGCCCAGCGTCAAAGTACCTCTCCACCATCGCCGTCCAGGAGACAACGTCCCGGACCGGCATCGCGTCGAACACCCTCCTGGCGTCGTCCAACCGGCCGCACTTGGCGTACATGTCCACGAGCGCGCTCCACATGACGGCATCGCCCACGCCGATCCCTCTCCTGGCCACGTGGCAGTGCAGCTCCCTGCCCGCGCGGGCGCACCGggcggctgtggccgcggcgagcGCGCTGGACACGGTGAACTGGTTGTCGGCGCCGGCGTTCCCAGGCTCCTCCTGCATCCGGCGGTAGAGCGCGAGCGCGTCGAGGGGCCGGCCGTGGCGGGAGTAG is a genomic window containing:
- the LOC123092849 gene encoding zinc finger MYM-type protein 1 isoform X1, with amino-acid sequence MNSIHNKAQEKYNLFVAPQPSIDNIMVRVDKEDLCMYKARLTYSLRCLRFLLNQGLAFRGHDECEESSNRGNFLELLKWLSENDEVNKLVLNNAPRNCILTSRKIQNQIIECCATQTTKRIIEDIGDDHYAILADESSDASHKEQLALCIRFVDKSGRGCERFLGVVHVANTTSLSLKDAIQTLLKDHHLTPSQIHGQGYDGASDMKGEIKGLKTLIMKESPSAYYIHCFAHQLQLVLIAVAKDNEPCLWFFDHVSYLLNIVGVSCKRHDMLRDVRVQKVLEALEMGEIESGSGLNQEMGLARPGDTRWGSHFKTIMHIVSMYSTILEVLDAIGKDPSQKGEWTRIRGVAQAFESFDFVFNLHLMLVILGYTNELSKSLQKRDQDIVNAMTLVSLAKSRMQHMRSHGWEDFLAKLTLFCNKHDIQVPLWEDIYEPNRRSRRYYEVQTNDDRYRREVYLGVIDQTIQELDNRFDEVNTELLICMSALNPLNSFASYDALKVMRLVEFDPMDISSTSVLKKHVLYDLVYLLIKLILILPVVTASVERVFFSNESSEK
- the LOC123092849 gene encoding zinc finger MYM-type protein 1 isoform X2, producing the protein MNSIHNKAQEKYNLFVAPQPSIDNIMVRVDKEDLCMYKARLTYSLRCLRFLLNQGLAFRGHDECEESSNRGNFLELLKWLSENDEVNKLVLNNAPRNCILTSRKIQNQIIECCATQTTKRIIEDIGDDHYAILADESSDASHKEQLALCIRFVDKSGRGCERFLGVVHVANTTSLSLKDAIQTLLKDHHLTPSQIHGQGYDGASDMKGEIKGLKTLIMKESPSAYYIHCFAHQLQLVLIAVAKDNEPCLWFFDHVSYLLNIVGVSCKRHDMLRDVRVQKVLEALEMGEIESGSGLNQEMGLARPGDTRWGSHFKTIMHIVSMYSTILEVLDAIGKDPSQKGEWTRIRGVAQAFESFDFVFNLHLMLVILGYTNELSKSLQKRDQDIVNAMTLVSLAKSRMQHMRSHGWEDFLAKLTLFCNKHDIQVPLWEDIYEPNRRSRRYYEVQTNDDRYRREVYLGVIDQTIQELDNRFDEVNTELLICMSALNPLNSFASYDALKW
- the LOC123092850 gene encoding protein NRT1/ PTR FAMILY 8.3 isoform X1, which translates into the protein MDEAEERRLLVQGDGDHEPLLLPSQSHRQTTASSWPVLSCWPPSSFLLNEESKLINPPNSWIQTETGDWQRDEEWEPWPEDASVYTGDGSVDIKGRPAARRTTGNWRACFFILGTECCERLAYYGIANNLVTYLKIKLHQGNLEAARNVTTWQGTCYLTALIGAILADSYWGKYWTIAVFSSVYFIGLAVLTLSASLPALQPPSCFGSVCPESSLLQNGTFFLGLYMIALGTGGIKPCVSSFGADQFDDSDPTERVKQGSFFNWFYFCINIGALVAGTVIVWIQDNSGWGIGFAVPTVFMALAIASFFSASNMYRYQKPGGSPVTRVCQVVVAAFRKWRIKLPLDASLLYEVDGQSSAIKGSRKLEHTSELEFLDKAAIISSTDAKSDFSANPWRLCTVTQVEELKILVRMFPVWATTIIFSGVFAQNSVFVEQGMVLDKRVGSFDVPPASLLTFDVISVMIWIPIYDRVLIPIARKFTGREKGFSELQRMGIGLVLSIVTMVSAALVELKRLEVARTEGLIHENVAVPMSILWQIPQYCFAGAAEVFTAIGQVEFFYGQAPDAMRSLCAALALVTVTLGSYLSSIILTLVSYLTTQGGDAGWIPDNLNEGHLDRFFWLMAGISFVNLLVYIGCAMRYKYKNV
- the LOC123092850 gene encoding protein NRT1/ PTR FAMILY 8.3 isoform X3; translated protein: MDEAEERRLLVQGDGDHEPLLLPSQDASVYTGDGSVDIKGRPAARRTTGNWRACFFILGTECCERLAYYGIANNLVTYLKIKLHQGNLEAARNVTTWQGTCYLTALIGAILADSYWGKYWTIAVFSSVYFIGLAVLTLSASLPALQPPSCFGSVCPESSLLQNGTFFLGLYMIALGTGGIKPCVSSFGADQFDDSDPTERVKQGSFFNWFYFCINIGALVAGTVIVWIQDNSGWGIGFAVPTVFMALAIASFFSASNMYRYQKPGGSPVTRVCQVVVAAFRKWRIKLPLDASLLYEVDGQSSAIKGSRKLEHTSELEFLDKAAIISSTDAKSDFSANPWRLCTVTQVEELKILVRMFPVWATTIIFSGVFAQNSVFVEQGMVLDKRVGSFDVPPASLLTFDVISVMIWIPIYDRVLIPIARKFTGREKGFSELQRMGIGLVLSIVTMVSAALVELKRLEVARTEGLIHENVAVPMSILWQIPQYCFAGAAEVFTAIGQVEFFYGQAPDAMRSLCAALALVTVTLGSYLSSIILTLVSYLTTQGGDAGWIPDNLNEGHLDRFFWLMAGISFVNLLVYIGCAMRYKYKNV
- the LOC123092850 gene encoding protein NRT1/ PTR FAMILY 8.3 isoform X2, producing the protein MDEAEERRLLVQGDGDHEPLLLPSQQDASVYTGDGSVDIKGRPAARRTTGNWRACFFILGTECCERLAYYGIANNLVTYLKIKLHQGNLEAARNVTTWQGTCYLTALIGAILADSYWGKYWTIAVFSSVYFIGLAVLTLSASLPALQPPSCFGSVCPESSLLQNGTFFLGLYMIALGTGGIKPCVSSFGADQFDDSDPTERVKQGSFFNWFYFCINIGALVAGTVIVWIQDNSGWGIGFAVPTVFMALAIASFFSASNMYRYQKPGGSPVTRVCQVVVAAFRKWRIKLPLDASLLYEVDGQSSAIKGSRKLEHTSELEFLDKAAIISSTDAKSDFSANPWRLCTVTQVEELKILVRMFPVWATTIIFSGVFAQNSVFVEQGMVLDKRVGSFDVPPASLLTFDVISVMIWIPIYDRVLIPIARKFTGREKGFSELQRMGIGLVLSIVTMVSAALVELKRLEVARTEGLIHENVAVPMSILWQIPQYCFAGAAEVFTAIGQVEFFYGQAPDAMRSLCAALALVTVTLGSYLSSIILTLVSYLTTQGGDAGWIPDNLNEGHLDRFFWLMAGISFVNLLVYIGCAMRYKYKNV
- the LOC123092852 gene encoding pentatricopeptide repeat-containing protein At4g37170 — encoded protein: MRTKPPTFSVTTASQLHDAIDRLLPLLRADPAHAPAARALAAAAASLQPSTLLSNRLLHLLSSHPASLPDALSLFSSIPSPDRCSYNTLIAALSRLPRHLASARALFDRMPHRDHFSWSAIVSAYSRHGRPLDALALYRRMQEEPGNAGADNQFTVSSALAAATAARCARAGRELHCHVARRGIGVGDAVMWSALVDMYAKCGRLDDARRVFDAMPVRDVVSWTAMVERYFDAGRAGEGFRLFLQMLRTGGVRPNEFTYAGVLRACAELAVESLGRQVHGRMSKSSIGDSCFAESALLHMYSKCGDMASVVRVFEGMAKADLVSWTAMISGYAQNGQPEEALRYFDMFLRSGIRPDHVTFVGVLSACAHAGLVDKGLEVFHLTEDKYGIAHTADHYACVIDLLSRSGQFERAEEMINKMAVKPNKFLWASLLGGCRIHKNVHLARRAAEALFEIEPENPATYVTLANIYASVGLFDEVEGVRKIMETKSITKMPASSWIEVGRRVHVFLVGDKSHPRTEEIYALLKKLYGKMREEGYVADTGFVLHDVEDEQKEHDIGYHSERLAVAFGIIATPEGSPIKIFKNLRICGDCHTAIKLISQIAQREIIVRDSNIFHHFKDRVCSCRDYW